A window of the Sabethes cyaneus chromosome 1, idSabCyanKW18_F2, whole genome shotgun sequence genome harbors these coding sequences:
- the LOC128745428 gene encoding titin-like, giving the protein MNPSPVAAAISAAAVTGSGAAPATTGGRVRAKLCDVKGCGADSIRNPELLFVTVPSHNYPERRFVWLTLMQAARDKKRSYCCSRHFTVPDDFKDFQEFISAPPGYKRQLMVNRGVVPHINMPPLGISGLPPLNDRWQLTLPDSIRQNQPQRQSEVAPPAINNATSGPSPQRRPQVARYSKAVQTEAKPTIFSGLRKVAPSLQYCRLCFQRQDLEPIFTGDQTLIEPDLIDKIYGCTEVMINVQYDFPASICTVCYGNVQSFINFRKMVQRNDESLRTAGPQAPGEHTIRKPPFQPPLRFEAPRTVPNRSSFDRSSALQNQQPYPMRIMNKNQPGNRSEVVPQPRPKFKLTPSRPRYSYPLSNVSRPVNQQNLPEDDLLEVTHVEDVQTYEKRGRTLEKNSMRAPRPQVLRLPVTPRSNTIDLDPLHSTNTTQPTNTESNETPSGVQMKDRVVPVTLIRVVPEAEDPPQAEEPPIDVELEIPQNSDSDKQDKANENNISSTNNNEPRRQGFLQPKPIEKLTANVNKKLDAPNVLQAVKLIPASAVKAITKARPKGVFLRPASSKGVNLYRGLKHVGLGQNPAAPSKSTNLAATAVSRAIKFPGTLTTLFSRNKKVFKPPKEIPDVPQIVASKQRVPQPIVAVERLKVSLPEVIPKHSESPQVLKEVPLSREATVESPKPKPKPPPASKEVSKQKENDAPERPKVTQKIVDKTPPVADVPPSPRSARARKIPLRLQDTIGFPMPKIITIKTEPSDEPEQESPQETEKSQRKSTPVQKPTVQQTQKKPAEVKINTEEKPRKSQKEPEPEIRSRVTTRRSDPEQPVSRAESKQKSTPARSPVKEVKIVPPVLRSHGLPLKRKSLPDGAKSGPTIPNKSPKIEAKTNKVNVEPATKSKQQQHQKAPERSNGSRKSAPAVIAPPTKKAPVAKSALTAPVVSQAKKAPAAKSAPTAAAVPPAKKAPPAKSAPTAAVAPQAKKAPAAKPIPAADDHSQEWKCPFCPDRIYDQKKGLVKHLRKRHGMDYALVRQRLAIYGGNWR; this is encoded by the exons ATGAACCCCTCTCCAGTTGCAGCTGCaatttctgctgctgctgttactgGTTCGGGCGCAGCCCCTGCTACGACGGGCGGGCGCGTTCGAGCCAAATTATGTGATGTGAAGGGATGTGGGGCAGATAGTATACGCAATCCCGAGTTGCTCTTTGTGACTGTACCAAGCCATAATTACCCTGAGCGTCGATTTGTATGGCTTACACTAATGCAAGCAGCGAGGGACAAGAAAAGAAGCTACTGCTGTTCGCGACATTTTACG gtaccCGATGATTTTAAAGATTTTCAAGAATTTATATCAGCCCCTCCCGGTTATAAGCGTCAGTTAATGGTGAATAGAGGTGTTGTTCCGCATATTAACATGCCCCCGCTTGGGATTTCCGGATTGCCCCCTCTAAACGATCGCTGGCAGTTAACGTTGCCCGACAGTATTCGACAGAATCAGCCACAACGGCAGTCCGAAGTAGCACCGCCAGCGATAAATAATGCAACGAGCGGACCGTCCCCCCAGCGGCGACCACAGGTTGCACGATACAGCAAAGCAGTGCAAACCGAAGCGAAACCGACGATTTTTAGCGGATTGCGCAAAGTTGCGCCCAGCCTGCAGTACTGTCGGTTGTGCTTCCAGCGCCAGGATTTGGAACCGATTTTTACCGGCGATCAAACACTGATTGAGCCGGACCTTATCGATAAGATTTACGGATGTACCGAAGTTATG ATAAATGTCCAATATGATTTTCCTGCATCTATTTGCACGGTCTGCTATGGGAACGTACAGAGCTTCATTAATTTTCGCAAAATGGTTCAACGCAATGATGAATCTCTCAGAACGGCTGGACCTCAGGCACCAGGGGAGCATACAATACGGAAACCTCCATTTCAACCTCCGCTTCGATTTGAAGCGCCTCGCACGGTACCGAACCGTTCGTCGTTCGACCGATCGAGTGCATTACAAAACCAACAACCATATCCGATGCGGATTATGAACAAGAATCAACCTGGAAATCGGAGCGAGGTGGTGCCACAACCGAgaccaaaatttaaactgaCTCCGTCTCGTCCAAGGTACTCGTATCCGCTGAGTAACGTTTCCAGGCCTGTAAATCAACAAAACTTGCCGGAAGATGACCTTCTTGAGGTTACACATGTTGAAGACGTACAGACTTACGAAAAGCGTGGCAGAACACTCGAAAAAAATTCAATGCGCGCTCCTCGTCCACAAGTTCTGCGATTACCGGTAACTCCAAGGAGCAACACCATAGATTTGGATCCATTACATAGCACTAATACAACTCAACCCACAAATactgaaagtaatgaaacacctAGCGGTGTTCAAATGAAGGATCGCGTTGTTCCGGTTACATTGATTCGAGTTGTGCCAGAAGCAGAAGATCCACCACAAGCAGAAGAGCCACCTATCGATGTAGAATTAGAGATTCCACAAAATAGTGATTCAGATAAGCAGGATAAagcaaatgaaaacaatatatcCTCTACGAACAACAATGAACCACGTAGACAAGGTTTTCTCCAACCGAAACCTATAGAAAAGTTAaccgcaaatgtaaacaaaaaattAGACGCTCCGAACGTTTTGCAAGCTGTGAAACTTATTCCAGCTTCTGCTGTAAAAGCTATCACAAAGGCTCGTCCGAAAGGCGTGTTTCTGAGACCCGCTTCTTCTAAGGGAGTTAATTTGTACAGAGGATTAAAGCATGTTGGTCTCGGACAAAACCCAGCAGCTCCCAGTAAATCTACTAATCTTGCAGCAACAGCTGTGTCCAGGGCAATCAAATTTCCTGGAACATTAACAACGTTATTTTCGCGGAATAAAAAGGTATTTAAGCCGCCGAAAGAAATTCCAGACGTTCCCCAGATAGTTGCCAGTAAACAACGCGTTCCGCAGCCAATAGTTGCTGTGGAACGATTAAAAGTTTCACTGCCAGAAGTTATCCCCAAGCACTCAGAGAGTCCACAGGTACTCAAGGAAGTGCCACTATCGCGAGAAGCTACAGTAGAATCACCCAAACCCAAACCTAAACCACCGCCTGCAAGTAAAGAAGTATCGAAGCAGAAAGAAAATGACGCCCCAGAACGTCCTAAAGTGACGCAAAAAATTGTTGACAAGACACCGCCTGTTGCTGATGTGCCCCCATCGCCCAGATCGGCGCGCGCTCGCAAAATCCCGCTCAGACTGCAAGATACAATAGGCTTTCCAATGCCAAAAATCATCACTATCAAAACTGAACCGTCTGACGAACCGGAGCAAGAGTCACCCCAAGAAACGGAAAAGTCTCAAAGAAAGTCTACACCTGTCCAAAAACCTACCGTTCAACAAACTCAGAAAAAACCAGCAGAAGTAAAAATTAACACTGAAGAAAAGCCCAGAAAGTCGCAGAAGGAGCCAGAACCGGAGATCAGAAGTCGCGTGACTACACGACGATCAGATCCCGAGCAACCAGTCTCTAGAGCAGAAAGCAAACAGAAATCCACTCCCGCGCGGTCTCCAGTCAAGGAAGTGAAAATCGTACCACCTGTCCTACGTAGCCACGGTCTTCCGTTAAAACGGAAATCCCTTCCGGATGGCGCTAAGTCGGGACCGACCATTCCAAACAAATCGCCGAAAATTGAAGCAAAGACAAACAAAGTAAACGTTGAACCAGCAACGAAatccaagcagcagcagcatcagaagGCTCCGGAAAGATCGAACGGTTCACGGAAAAGCGCTCCCGCGGTTATAGCGCCGCCAACGAAGAAAGCACCAGTCGCGAAATCCGCATTGACAGCGCCGGTAGTCTCTCAAGCAAAGAAAGCGCCAGCAGCGAAATCCGCACCGACTGCGGCTGCAGTCCCTCCAGCGAAGAAAGCGCCACCAGCGAAATCCGCACCGACTGCGGCGGTAGCCCCTCAAGCGAAGAAAGCGCCAGCTGCGAAGCCCATACCGGCTGCGGATGATCACTCACAGGAATGGAAGTGTCCTTTCTGTCCCGATCGAATATACGACCAGAAGAAAGGTTTGGTTAAACATCTGCGCAAGCGTCATGGTATGGATTACGCCCTCGTGAGGCAACGACTGGCTATTTATGGCGGCAATTGGCGGTAG
- the LOC128745429 gene encoding uncharacterized protein LOC128745429 — protein sequence MKKCIIPDCERDESSTIHRFPTKSILRDRWVYSINKALGYDLSEIYPNFELGRICSKHFNPDCFSPYGVKARLQNTAVPTIFYDSYGNGFEVKLDAIPFAKVTEENDGLPPKQLLHCAVQGCENQNDTYSRNVTSHMFPLEVEDCKAWVQFTNNRHANKQFAMFGPAGVRKWRMCSRHFEGHWIKFKSNGNSYTLKPGAVPSLAPPLSRICPMAMGQCLAHSNALAKPLEKQYPPSVLNARQNTRSLVNSKPPLWVPRKSHSQQTEDGNFMPPPTPLPLKYYDACRLCFTSEDLEPLYSGLIVVRDEMLDRIYLCTGILIVPKPKESAYICTRCAETIDTFFNYRQQVSSNNSSYLERIAADSGVPKKSSFKIYRHARKRRNNNTIPTEIPSKIGHSEALEVEFLEEDSVPRPPPELIPNPLDCEPEIKLELDDMTDVTFLDADHVQLNMTVECDREVKVESPIVQVDHFAEGLPEEESWICQHCSEMFVFKFECAKHLLQKHREKVEVINNLLKLDELNVHMLEMMSEQYLMVDNGDLRVN from the exons atgAAGAAGTGCATCATACCGGATTGTGAGCGCGATGAATCAAGTACCATACATAGATTTCCTACTAAGTCGATTTTACGTGATCGCTGGGTGTATTCCATAAATAAGGCTTTGGGATATGATCTGTCCGAAATCTATCCTAATTTCGAACTGGGGCGCATTTGTTCAAAACATTTCAATCCGGATTGTTTCTCCCCGTACGGAGTTAAAGCCAGATTGCAGAACACGGCAGTTCCAACTATCTTCTACGACAGCTACGGGAATGGATTCGAAGTTAAG CTAGATGCTATCCCGTTTGCCAAAGTTACTGAGGAAAACGATGGACTGCCTCCAAAACAGTTGCTTCACTGTGCCGTACAAGGATGTGAGAATCAGAATGACACATATTCACGTAACGTTACGTCGCATATGTTCCCGTTGGAGGTGGAAGA TTGTAAAGCATGGGTACAATTTACTAATAACAGACACGCAAACAAGCAGTTTGCCATGTTCGGTCCGGCTGGTGTTCGGAAGTGGCGCATGTGCTCTCGACATTTTGAAGGCCACTGGATTAAGTTCAAAAGTAATGGCAATTCGTACACCTTAAAACCGGGTGCTGTACCGAGCTTAGCCCCTCCGCTTAGTAGGATATGTCCAATGGCAATGGGTCAATGTTTGGCACACAGCAACGCTCTGGCCAAG CCACTCGAGAAACAGTATCCTCCATCCGTTTTGAATGCTAGACAGAATACACGGAGTTTGGTAAATAGCAAACCACCCCTGTGGGTTCCTCGCAAGTCGCATTCACAACAGACGGAAGACGGCAATTTCATGCCTCCACCTACGCCTCTGCCGTTGAAGTATTATGACGCTTGCCGGCTTTGTTTTACCAGCGAGGATCTTGAACCGCTTTACTCCGGTTTGATCGTGGTACGCGACGAAATGCTTGACCGAATTTACCTGTGCACCGGCATTCTTATCGTACCGAAACCGAAAGAATCGGCTTACATTTGTACACGTTGTGCAGAAACGATTGACACATTTTTTAACTACCGACAGCAAGTGAGTAGTAATAATTCCTCGTACCTTGAGAGAATAGCGGCGGATAGTGGGGTCCCCAAAAAGTCCTCTTTTAAAATCTACAGGCATGCGCGAAAACGTCGGAACAACAATACCATTCCAACAGAAATACCATCAAAAATCGGACATTCTGAAGCTCTTGAGGTTGAGTTTCTTGAGGAAGATTCTGTGCCGAGGCCCCCTCCGGAACTGATACCAAATCCGCTTGATTGTGAGCCAGAAATCAAGCTAGAGCTAGATGATATGACGGACGTTACCTTCCTCGATGCAGATCATGTTCAGCTGAATATGACCGTGGAATGTGACAGAGAAGTAAAAGTCGAGAGTCCAATCGTCCAAGTAGACCATTTTGCCGAAGGCCTGCCAGAAGAGGAAAGCTGGATCTGCCAACATTGCAGTGAAATGTTCGTCTTTAAATTCGAATGTGCTAAACATCTGCTGCAAAAACACCGGGAGAAAGTGGAAGTTATCAATAATCTGCTTAAACTGGATGAACTCAATGTCCACATGCTCGAGATGATGAGTGAACAGTATTTAATGGTTGATAATGGTGATTTACGAGTGAATTAA
- the LOC128732541 gene encoding uncharacterized protein LOC128732541 produces MKCFLPICERDDSVSLHRFPTDPAVRQQWIISINEALRGEVSEMCPNYENGRVCSKHFKPECFSLFGTRTRLQHTAVPTLFQDHDGNFLDTEPIKNKKYTASLLDSRKPARNSANASQPSKVSYKSHSQQTRDSLLVPTPVPVPENLRAACRLCFAPGSFEPLYSGMIVVREEMLDRIYLCTGVLIVPKSKESAFICADCERTIKTFFSFRQQVYSNNLAYLEKKGLDELNAKKVTFKANRFAQKRHVDNTSEEVRFKIKTKVNNLEPFRIELFEKDSVPRPAPELIPNPLDLELEIKSDPEDIVEADPIQLNMTVECDKESSVISEELPEELPEQENWICKRCGQTFPFKFECAKHLLQKHLEKVESIKVQLDLDELNTNMLEMMSVRL; encoded by the exons ATGAAATGTTTTTTACCAATTTGTGAACGCGATGACTCCGTGTCATTGCACAGATTTCCCACCGATCCGGCTGTACGTCAACAGTGGATAATTTCCATAAACGAAGCACTGCGTGGTGAAGTATCGGAAATGTGTCCCAATTATGAAAATGGGCGAGTTTGTTCCAAGCATTTCAAGCCGGAATGTTTCTCCCTATTCGGAACTAGGACCAGATTGCAGCATACGGCTGTTCCAACCTTATTCCAGGACCACGATGGAAATTTTCTCGATACTGAG ccAATCAAGAATAAGAAATACACCGCATCTCTTTTAGATTCCAGGAAACCCGCTCGCAATTCCGCTAATGCTAGTCAACCATCTAAGGTTTCTTACAAATCGCATTCACAGCAAACGAGGGACAGTCTTTTAGTTCCTACTCCTGTGCCAGTACCGGAGAATTTGCGCGCAGCCTGCCGGTTATGTTTCGCCCCCGGTTCTTTTGAACCGCTTTATTCCGGAATGATTGTTGTACGTGAAGAAATGCTTGACCGGATTTACCTGTGCACAGGCGTTCTCATCGTGCCGAAGTCAAAGGAATCAGCTTTCATTTGTGCAGACTGTGAACGAACGAttaaaacattttttagctTTCGGCAGCAAGTGTATAGCAATAATTTGGCCTACCTTGAGAAAAAAGGGTTGGATGAATTAAATGCCAAGAAGGTCACATTTAAAGCAAATAGATTTGCTCAAAAACGTCACGTCGATAATACTTCAGAAGAGGTTCGTTTTAAAATCAAGACTAAGGTCAATAATCTTGAACCATTTCGGATTGAGCTTTTTGAGAAGGATTCCGTACCGAGGCCAGCTCCCGAATTGATACCAAACCCGCTCGATTTGGAGCTGGAAATCAAATCGGATCCAGAGGATATAGTCGAAGCCGATCCGATACAGCTAAATATGACAGTTGAATGTGATAAAGAATCGTCGGTGATTTCCGAGGAACTGCCGGAAGAACTGCCCGAGCAGGAAAACTGGATCTGCAAACGCTGTGGTCAAACATTTCCATTCAAGTTCGAATGCGCTAAACATTTGCTGCAAAAACATCTGGAAAAAGTCGAATCCATCAAGGTTCAGCTGGACCTAGATGAACTAAACACCAACATGCTGGAGATGATGAGTGTTCGGCTATGA
- the LOC128745327 gene encoding transcription factor Ouib-like translates to METKRPLAEPNSARELQDDVPSDNPEGYCRLCFSEQNVVALFTSDGNYVRELIEKIHYCAGVQITVRDDFPSGICTACVAFMDEICQFQKRSKHCDEILRAKRNLLEEIQVKVELREDDSVAGASRFTAAESSAPQDDREEFTGGDCLSESSIIADAITSLNGIGELMGTFQGGLDQQVFPKMEPSIAANANKEHRCMVCGQTFPDRESWMIHLGDHVEERPYQCLECLAQFREKRSLARHMKAVHEEIRDRKCPYCPKSFKYSHHLRYHIRTHTGERPYVCELCNDSFSQHIQWKRHQAKHQRQPDQIALMQSAGGGSGTGGIITEDSSIKCEFCPRVFSRLQDYRRHAPSHNAENLNLDSLAEHQLVTLQTMHQR, encoded by the exons ATGGAAACGAAAAGACCACTGGCGGAACCCAATTCCGCTAGGGAATTGCAAGATGACGT ACCAAGCGACAATCCAGAAGGCTACTGCCGACTGTGCTTCTCGGAACAGAACGTCGTTGCTTTGTTCACCTCGGATGGCAATTACGTCCGTGAATTGATCGAGAAAATTCACTATTGCGCCGGTGTACAAATTACAGTTCGCGATGACTTCCCCTCAGGAATCTGTACCGCTTGCGTGGCATTCATGGATGAGATCTGTCAATTTCAGAAGCGAAGCAAACATTGCGATGAAATTTTACGAGCAAAGCGAAACTTACTGGAAGAAATTCAAGTCAAGGTAGAACTGAGAGAGGACGACAGTGTGGCTGGAGCTTCTCGTTTTACCGCAGCGGAGTCATCCGCTCCTCAGGATGATCGAGAGGAGTTTACGGGAGGAGATTGCCTTTCGGAAAGCAGTATTATAGCGGATGCCATAACAAGCCTAAATGGGATAGGAGAATTGATGGGAACATTTCAAGGTGGATTGGATCAGcaggttttcccgaaaatgGAACCTTCCATAGCGGCAAACGCTAACAAAGAGCATCGCTGTATGGTGTGTGGTCAAACTTTTCCTGACCGGGAATCTTGGATGATACACTTGGGAGATCACGTAGAGGAGCGTCCCTATCAGTGTCTCGAGTGCTTGGCAcaatttcgtgaaaaacgaTCATTAGCCCGACATATGAaggcagtgcatgaagaaatccGTGACCGTAAGTGTCCATATTGCCCGAAATCATTCAAGTATAGCCACCATTTAAGATACCACATTCGTACACACACGGGCGAGCGTCCGTACGTTTGTGAACTGTGCAACGACAGTTTTTCGCAGCACATCCAATGGAAACGACATCAAGCGAAGCACCAGCGGCAACCGGACCAGATTGCATTGATGCAATCGGCTGGCGGTGGCAGCGGCACGGGTGGAATTATTACGGAAGACTCGTCCATCAAGTGCGAATTCTGTCCGCGAGTATTTTCCAGGCTGCAGGACTATCGACGGCATGCGCCCAGCCACAATGCGGAAAACCTGAATCTGGACAGTTTGGCCGAACACCAGCTGGTTACGCTGCAAACGATGCATCAGCGCTAA